The following coding sequences are from one Plasmodium coatneyi strain Hackeri chromosome 11, complete sequence window:
- a CDS encoding Coatomer alpha subunit, producing the protein MLVKCETKSQRVKSISFHPKINLILAGLHNGIIQLWDYRIGILIEKFEEHEGPVRGIDFHAVQPLFVSGADDYLIKVWNIHLKKCVFNLVGHLDYIRKVQFHLTYPWILSASDDQTIRIWNWQSRVCIAILTGHNHYVMCAEFHPTQDLIISSSLDKTLRVWDIKLLREKNVILTSENAVSDLPYGLSKGLYNADVLASSGDNQMGMHSFVPNNQHLQQLQQQQNNNNMFGASDAICKFVLEGHEKGVNCCTFHHSLPIIASGSDDKLVKLWRYNDNKCWELDTLRGHFNNVSSLVFHQTNDDLLLSNSEDRTIRIWDITKRACIHTFRRENDRFWILSFKPNSNLIASGHDSGMVIFKFEKEKCPFDKCGTVLLYVKEKRIYAYDVRSDRHTCLCPVRKNGNAMVSGYHKLIYNQFCTTHVMLLFVYKEEDHFSFDLIVCDTVGEGSGAGRAGNASLSRGGMMGGMTSASPTSPPASPSGLHFFKSWAKHSSANNANVSPQKNIQAGRNPEEFNPDSVKYLIKNKHCSSVSFYTRNKYLLVEKRSGNYVLSIQNIPEDNTSKRVEVPFKVEAVYPLNNNKIIILSESKIYLYDISVKKVLNEMNHTDTIISVEILKDHNIAFVFKYNVVLTTIDLVHLCTVHEYIRVKSGVWDEENKNVFIYNTLSHLKYIMINGEKGLIKCLEEPVYLFKIYNNRLFYLTRKQDVVSEPLNDTEYLFKLSLANNDEQSAYHYLDIQHKGNTFSNDHHNEGKKKLYFSYNLIGYIKKKGFANLAVQMVNNNHTLFNLSIQLGHLNNALKAAKKINKTHIWNLLSVHALLLGNYDIAEYALVRMKAYDKLSFLYLFSGNIEKLKKMQNIAIIRGDLISIFLNSLYLGDIQQRINVFVEQNQVNLAWACSQLYNIPINLSEKNFDFDVNECTYCPEKSFYLSPPIPIVRVDSTFGQKKNLSMEQSPEQMGLYKEAKDVPPKWGTPAAWNGSYNWPVINLEKTFQARDDPSGSAPQGLKKKALAKSDQRSNASDEDDVWKDEVNDEDIINIDLDLEDHKELLSKSAATSVRSTKIERADNLYEVMAKKYGRIMDHIRTGNITNALNLISKKYGIVDMKPLKGIIKNVYISTYAYLTPIPNYVPLKIPINTNEETTNTNVYINQHFLFNQIKKAHKLVTLGKFSTALSLFRSTLYHMIFVTPADKDTEMNEYLHMCTSYILAMRLEEERNATATEDPRRSLELMAYFTCCPMQNSHLYLVLRRGMGLAWKAQNYVTAGSFAKRLINGNYESIKGSEEEIVKAKKILLMCEQKSTEQHSIDYDPNDYHNMRVCSVSLTRIKPNEETVCCPFCQSVSKREYTSKMCPNCLIAQLGKKALGFDFLNKNA; encoded by the exons ATGCTGGTGAAATGCGAGACGAAGAGCCAGAGGGTGAAGAgcatttccttccatccgAAGATCAACCTCATCCTTGCAGGACTGCACAATGGAATCATTCAGCTATGGGACTACCGTATCGGGATTCTAATTGAAAAGTTTGAGGAGCATGAGGGGCCCGTAAGGGGCATAGACTTCCACGCCGTGCAGCCCCTCTTTGTCAGTGGAGCAGACGATTACCTAATAAAGGTGTGGAACATACAtctaaaaaaatgtgtcttCAATTTGGTAGGCCATTTAGACTACATCAGGAAGGTGCAGTTTCATCTGACCTACCCATGGATTCTATCCGCCTCAGATGACCAGACCATTAGAATATGGAACTGGCAAAGCAGAGTCTGTATAGCCATATTGACAGGACATAACCACTACGTAATGTGTGCAGAATTTCATCCCACACAGGACCTCATCATTTCCAGCAGCTTGGATAAAACTCTACGTGTGTGGGACATAAAACTGTTGCGAGAGAAGAACGTCATATTGACGAGTGAAAATGCGGTGAGCGATTTGCCATATGGATTATCGAAGGGCCTTTACAACGCGGATGTGCTGGCCTCATCTGGAGATAACCAAATGGGCATGCATTCCTTTGTCCCGAATAATCAGCACCTGCAACAGCTTCAGCAGCAAcagaacaacaataacatGTTTGGCGCATCGGACGCCATTTGTAAGTTCGTTCTGGAGGGTCATGAGAAGGGAGTGAACTGCTGCACTTTTCACCATAGTCTACCCATCATTGCATCTGGATCAGATGATAAGCTAGTAAAATTGTGGAGGTATAATGATAACAAGTGTTGGGAGTTGGACACCCTGAGGGGTCACTTTAACAACGTGTCCAGTTTAGTTTTCCACCAAACGAATGACGACTTATTGTTAAGTAACAGTGAAGACAGAACCATCCGAATATGGGATATCACCAAACGGGCATGTATTCATACGTTCAGGAGAGAGAATGACCGTTTTTGGATTCTGTCCTTTAAACCCAACTCCAATTTAATTGCTTCGGGGCATGACTCAGGGATGGTCATATTCAAatttgagaaggaaaaatgcccCTTCGATAAATGTGGAACTGTCTTGTTATACGTGAAGGAGAAACGGATTTATGCTTACGACGTGAGGAGTGACAGACACACTTGTTTGTGTCCCGTCAGGAAGAATGGCAACGCGATGGTGTCTGGGTATCACAAGTTGATATACAACCAATTCTGCACCACGCATGTGATGCTTCTTTTTGTGTACAAGGAGGAGgatcatttttccttcgacCTGATCGTTTGTGACACGGTTGGGGAAGGTAGCGGGGCCGGTCGTGCGGGCAACGCGTCTCTCTCCAGGGGAGGCATGATGGGGGGGATGACCTCAGCGTCACCAACGTCACCTCCTGCATCACCCTCCGGATTGCACTTCTTCAAATCATGGGCGAAGCACTCCAGTGCGAATAACGCAAATGTGTCCCCACAGAAAAACATCCAAGCGGGGAGAAACCCAGAAGAGTTCAACCCGGACAGTGTAAAATACCTGATCAAAAATAAGCACTGCTCTTCTGTTTCATTTTATACGAGAAATAAGTACCTCCTTGTGGAGAAGAGAAGTGGCAACTACGTCTTGAGCATTCAGAACATACCAGAAGATAACACCTCCAAACGGGTGGAGGTACCCTTCAAGGTGGAAGCAGTCTACCCCCTGAATAATAACAAGATAATCATCCTTTCGGAGAGCAAAATATACCTATACGATATAAGCGTAAAAAAGGTCCTAAACGAAATGAACCACACGGATACCATCATTTCGGTGGAAATACTTAAGGACCACAATATTGCCTTCGTGTTTAAGTATAACGTTGTTCTGACGACGATCGATCTGGTTCACCTATGCACAGTGCATGAGTACATTCGTGTTAAAAGTGGGGTCTGGGatgaggaaaacaaaaatgtctTCATCTACAATACACTTAGTCAtttgaaatatataatgataaATGGAGAGAAGGGACTAATCAAATGTTTGGAAGAACCTGTGTACCTTTTCAAAATATACAACAACAGATTATTCTACCTTACGAGGAAGCAGGACGTGGTCAGTGAACCGCTGAACGACACGGAATATCTGTTTAAACTGTCCCTTGCGAACAATGATGAGCAGAGTGCTTACCATTATTTAGACATACAACATAAAGGAAACACCTTCTCTAATGACCACCACaatgagggaaagaaaaaactctACTTCAGTTACAACCTTATAGGgtatattaaaaagaaggggttCGCAAATTTGGCAGTACAAATGGTCAACAACAATCATACCCTTTTTAATCTGTCCATTCAGTTGGGACATTTGAATAACGCCCTCAAGGcagccaaaaaaattaataagaCGCACATTTGGAACCTTCTAAGCGTTCATGCATTATTACTAGGCAATTACGATATCGCAGAATATGCCCTGGTGAGGATGAAGGCCTACGACAAGCTCTCCTTTCTCTACCTCTTCAGTGGCAACattgaaaaattgaaaaaaatgcaaaatattGCCATCATAAGGGGAGACCTAATCTCCATTTTTCTGAATTCATTATACTTGGGGGACATACAACAGAGGATAAACGTCTTTGTTGAACAAAACCAGGTGAACTTAGCTTGGGCCTGCTCCCAACTGTACAACATTCCCATTAACTTATCAGAGAAGAATTTCGACTTTGACGTAAATGAGTGCACCTACTGCCCGGAGAAGTCCTTTTACCTGTCCCCCCCTATACCCATTGTGAGGGTTGACAGCACCTTCGGGCAAAAGAAAAACCTATCAATGGAACAGTCACCAGAACAGATGGGTTTGTACAAAGAGGCGAAGGATGTCCCCCCCAAGTGGGGAACGCCAGCCGCGTGGAATGGATCCTACAACTGGCCCGTCATCAACCTCGAGAAGACATTCCAGGCTAGAGACGACCCCAGTGGATCCGCACCCCAGgggttgaagaaaaaagcccTGGCCAAGTCAG ACCAACGAAGCAACGCATCCGATGAAGACGACGTGTGGAAAGACGAAGTCAACGACGAGGACATCATAAACATCGACTTGGACCTGGAAGACCACAAAGAACTACTAAGCAAGAGTGCAGCCACATCTGTGAGGAGTACCAAAATCGAGCGCGCAGATAACCTCTACGAAGTTATGGCCAAAAAGTACGGACGAATCATGGACCACATAAGGACGGGAAATATAACCAACGCACTTAACCTTATTTCCAAAAAATACGGCATCGTTGATATGAAGCCATTAAAaggaattataaaaaatgtatacatttcGACGTATGCCTATCTGACCCCCATCCCGAATTACGTTCCGTTGAAGATACCGATAAACACAAATGAGGAGACAACAAATACGAACGTATACATCAATCAGCACTTCCTTTTCAACCAAATTAAAAAGGCACACAAATTAGTGACCCtgggaaaattttctacAGCTTTGAGCCTCTTCAGGAGCACCCTCTACCACATGATATTTGTAACCCCTGCTGATAAGGACACagaaatgaatgaatacCTGCATATGTGTACTAGCTACATTTTAGCCATGAGATTAGAGGAGGAGAGGAATGCCACTGCTACGGAGGACCCAAGGAGGAGCCTAGAATTGATGGCCTACTTTACTTGCTGTCCTATGCAGAACTCACACTTGTACTTAGTCCTCAGGAGAGGCATGGGTCTCGCGTGGAAGGCACAAAACTACGTCACGGCTGGATCG TTCGCCAAACGGCTGATAAACGGGAACTACGAAAGCATCAAAGGCTCCGAGGAAGAAATCGTTAAGGCGAAGAAAATTCTGCTCATGTGCGAGCAGAAAAGCACGGAACAGCACAGCATTGACTACGACCCGAACGATTATC ATAACATGAGAGTATGCAGCGTCAGCTTAACGAGGATCAAGCCGAATGAGGAAACGGTCTGCTGTCCCTTTTGCCAGTCCGTGTCGAAGCGAGAGTATACGTCCAAGATGTGCCCGAACTGTTTGATCGCGCAGCTGGGCAAAAAG GCCCTCGGATTTGACTTCCTAAACAAGAACGCATGA